One window of the Canis aureus isolate CA01 chromosome 1, VMU_Caureus_v.1.0, whole genome shotgun sequence genome contains the following:
- the HAUS5 gene encoding HAUS augmin-like complex subunit 5 isoform X2, protein MELMREARELGCWATEEMGAPVAARAPESTLRRLCLGQGADIWAYVLRHVHSQRSVKKIRGNLLWYGHQDSPEARRKLELEATVARLRAEIQELDQSLELVEQETEAQDMAMEQTLQSIQDTQRRALLLRAQAGAMRRQQQGLQDPMQRLQNQLRRLQDIERKAKVDITFGPLTSASLGLEPVVLGDVRTACTLRTQFLQKLLTPQAKGGSIPTPRDDQFGASYQQWLSSVETLLTNHPPGHVLASLEHLAAEREAEIRSLCSSDGLQETEIARSQAPDQSDSSQALPSMVHLIQDSWRAVGTLVAQRGPLLKERQILTRRLQGLMEEVNRCTLGSSERQALLLGLWGCGLRAELKALRAQNQELEEVAGRRQLLLQELQAKQQRILHWRQLVEETQEHIRLLIKSNSASKTRLCRSPAEVLALVQRKVLPTSEAVAPQSQELLRCLEEEARHLPHLLLGTLLRHSPEGLQPLPMVLPSIHQLHPASPRGSSLIVLSHTLGLPSGKAPELLLPKAASLRQDLLFLQDQQSFRCWDLLRVKTSLPPGPSTQELLQIRASWEKEQKDNLGQALKQLENLLKQALERIPKLQGVVEDWWEQPGQAALSGELCQGLSLPQWRLRWAQAQGALQQLCR, encoded by the exons ATGGAGTTGATGCGGGAAGCGCGGGAGCTGGGCTGCTGGGCGACGGAGGAGATGGGGGCGCCCGTCGCAGCCCGCGCCCCGGAGTCGACGCTGCGCAG ACTGTGTCTGGGCCAGGGGGCCGACATCTGGGCGTACGTCTTGCGGCATGTGCACAGCCAGAG GAGTGTCAAGAAGATCCGGGGAAACCTACTGTG GTATGGCCACCAGGACAGTCCAGAG GCCCGTCGGAAGCTGGAGCTGGAAGCCACTGTTGCTCGCCTGCGGGCAGAGATCCAGGAGTTAGACCAGAGCCTGGAGCTAGTGGAGCAAGAGACCGAGGCTCAGG ACATGGCCATGGAGCAGACCCTGCAGAGCATTCAAGACACCCAGCGTCGTGCTCTCCTCCTCCGGGCCCAAGCTGGGGCCATGCGAAGACAGCAGCAGGGGCTCCAAGATCCCATGCAGCGGCTACAGAATCAGCTGAGGCGTCTGCAGGACATAGAGAG GAAGGCCAAAGTAGACATAACCTTTGGACCCTTGACATCAGCATCCCTGGGCCTGGAACCTGTGGTCCTG GGTGATGTCCGAACAGCCTGCACCCTCCGGACCCAGTTCTTACAGAAACTCCTAACTCCTCAGGCCAAGGGAGGCAGCATCCC AACCCCTCGAGATGACCAGTTTGGAGCTTCCTACCAGCAGTGGCTAAGCTCAGTAGAG ACACTGCTGACAAACCACCCTCCGGGCCACGTCCTGGCCtccttggagcacctggctgcAGAACGGGAGGCAGAGATTCGGTCCCTGTGCAGTTCGGATGGGCTCCAAGAAACGGAGATAGCCAG GTCCCAGGCACCAGACCAGTCAGACTCCAGCCAGGCACTGCCTTCCATGGTGCATCTCATCCAG GATAGCTGGCGGGCCGTGGGTACGCTGGTTGCCCAGCGGGGCCCCCTTCTGAAGGAGCGCCAGATCCTGACTCGGCGCCTCCAAGGCCTGATGGAGGAGGTGAACAGATGTACCCTGGGATCCAGCGAGAG GCAGGCGCTGctgctggggctctggggctgtGGCCTGCGGGCAGAGCTCAAGGCCCTGCGTGCCCAGaaccaggagctggaggaggtgGCTGGGCGGCGGCAGCTTCTGCTACAGGAGTTACAGGCCAAACAGCAACGGATCCTGCACTGGCGCCAGCTGGTG GAGGAGACACAGGAACACATCCGCCTGCTCATCAAGAGCAACTCAGCCAGCAAGACCCGCCTGTGCCGGAGCCCTGCGGAG GTGCTAGCTCTGGTGCAGCGAAAAGTGCTCCCCACATCTGAGGCGGTGGCACCACAGAGCCAGGAGCTGCTGCGCTGTCTGGAGGAGGAAGCCCGGCATCTGCCCCACCTTCTGTTGGGCACCCTGCTTCGGCATAGTCCTGAAGG ATTGCAGCCCCTGCCCATGGTCCTGCCATCCATCCACCAGCTGCATCCTGCGTCCCCGAGGGGCTCCAGCCTCATAGTGCTGAGCCACACGCTGGGGCTGCCTTCAGGGAAG GCTCCGGAACTGCTCCTCCCAAAGGCCGCCTCTCTTCGCCAGGACCTTCTGTTCCTCCAGGACCAGCAGAGTTTCCGGTGCTGGGATCTGCTCCGAGTAAAAACCAGCCTGCCACCAGGACCATCCACCCAGG AGCTGCTGCAGATCCGGGCATCCTGGGAAAAGGAGCAGAAAGACAATCTGGGGCAGGCTCTGAAGCAGCTGGAAAACCTGCTGAAACAAGCACTGGAGCGAATCCCCAAGCTACAGGGGGTTGTGGAGGACTG GTGGGAGCAGCCAGGCCAGGCCGCCCTGTCTGGGGAGCTCTGCCAGGGTCTGTCCCTGCCCCAGTGGCGACTGCGCTGGGCCCAGGCCCAAGGCGCCCTGCAACAGCTGTGCAGATGA
- the HAUS5 gene encoding HAUS augmin-like complex subunit 5 isoform X1 yields MELMREARELGCWATEEMGAPVAARAPESTLRRLCLGQGADIWAYVLRHVHSQRSVKKIRGNLLWYGHQDSPEARRKLELEATVARLRAEIQELDQSLELVEQETEAQDMAMEQTLQSIQDTQRRALLLRAQAGAMRRQQQGLQDPMQRLQNQLRRLQDIERKAKVDITFGPLTSASLGLEPVVLGDVRTACTLRTQFLQKLLTPQAKGGSIPTPRDDQFGASYQQWLSSVETLLTNHPPGHVLASLEHLAAEREAEIRSLCSSDGLQETEIARSQAPDQSDSSQALPSMVHLIQDSWRAVGTLVAQRGPLLKERQILTRRLQGLMEEVNRCTLGSSERQALLLGLWGCGLRAELKALRAQNQELEEVAGRRQLLLQELQAKQQRILHWRQLVWLVVAQEETQEHIRLLIKSNSASKTRLCRSPAEVLALVQRKVLPTSEAVAPQSQELLRCLEEEARHLPHLLLGTLLRHSPEGLQPLPMVLPSIHQLHPASPRGSSLIVLSHTLGLPSGKAPELLLPKAASLRQDLLFLQDQQSFRCWDLLRVKTSLPPGPSTQELLQIRASWEKEQKDNLGQALKQLENLLKQALERIPKLQGVVEDWWEQPGQAALSGELCQGLSLPQWRLRWAQAQGALQQLCR; encoded by the exons ATGGAGTTGATGCGGGAAGCGCGGGAGCTGGGCTGCTGGGCGACGGAGGAGATGGGGGCGCCCGTCGCAGCCCGCGCCCCGGAGTCGACGCTGCGCAG ACTGTGTCTGGGCCAGGGGGCCGACATCTGGGCGTACGTCTTGCGGCATGTGCACAGCCAGAG GAGTGTCAAGAAGATCCGGGGAAACCTACTGTG GTATGGCCACCAGGACAGTCCAGAG GCCCGTCGGAAGCTGGAGCTGGAAGCCACTGTTGCTCGCCTGCGGGCAGAGATCCAGGAGTTAGACCAGAGCCTGGAGCTAGTGGAGCAAGAGACCGAGGCTCAGG ACATGGCCATGGAGCAGACCCTGCAGAGCATTCAAGACACCCAGCGTCGTGCTCTCCTCCTCCGGGCCCAAGCTGGGGCCATGCGAAGACAGCAGCAGGGGCTCCAAGATCCCATGCAGCGGCTACAGAATCAGCTGAGGCGTCTGCAGGACATAGAGAG GAAGGCCAAAGTAGACATAACCTTTGGACCCTTGACATCAGCATCCCTGGGCCTGGAACCTGTGGTCCTG GGTGATGTCCGAACAGCCTGCACCCTCCGGACCCAGTTCTTACAGAAACTCCTAACTCCTCAGGCCAAGGGAGGCAGCATCCC AACCCCTCGAGATGACCAGTTTGGAGCTTCCTACCAGCAGTGGCTAAGCTCAGTAGAG ACACTGCTGACAAACCACCCTCCGGGCCACGTCCTGGCCtccttggagcacctggctgcAGAACGGGAGGCAGAGATTCGGTCCCTGTGCAGTTCGGATGGGCTCCAAGAAACGGAGATAGCCAG GTCCCAGGCACCAGACCAGTCAGACTCCAGCCAGGCACTGCCTTCCATGGTGCATCTCATCCAG GATAGCTGGCGGGCCGTGGGTACGCTGGTTGCCCAGCGGGGCCCCCTTCTGAAGGAGCGCCAGATCCTGACTCGGCGCCTCCAAGGCCTGATGGAGGAGGTGAACAGATGTACCCTGGGATCCAGCGAGAG GCAGGCGCTGctgctggggctctggggctgtGGCCTGCGGGCAGAGCTCAAGGCCCTGCGTGCCCAGaaccaggagctggaggaggtgGCTGGGCGGCGGCAGCTTCTGCTACAGGAGTTACAGGCCAAACAGCAACGGATCCTGCACTGGCGCCAGCTGGTG TGGCTCGTGGTTGCCCAGGAGGAGACACAGGAACACATCCGCCTGCTCATCAAGAGCAACTCAGCCAGCAAGACCCGCCTGTGCCGGAGCCCTGCGGAG GTGCTAGCTCTGGTGCAGCGAAAAGTGCTCCCCACATCTGAGGCGGTGGCACCACAGAGCCAGGAGCTGCTGCGCTGTCTGGAGGAGGAAGCCCGGCATCTGCCCCACCTTCTGTTGGGCACCCTGCTTCGGCATAGTCCTGAAGG ATTGCAGCCCCTGCCCATGGTCCTGCCATCCATCCACCAGCTGCATCCTGCGTCCCCGAGGGGCTCCAGCCTCATAGTGCTGAGCCACACGCTGGGGCTGCCTTCAGGGAAG GCTCCGGAACTGCTCCTCCCAAAGGCCGCCTCTCTTCGCCAGGACCTTCTGTTCCTCCAGGACCAGCAGAGTTTCCGGTGCTGGGATCTGCTCCGAGTAAAAACCAGCCTGCCACCAGGACCATCCACCCAGG AGCTGCTGCAGATCCGGGCATCCTGGGAAAAGGAGCAGAAAGACAATCTGGGGCAGGCTCTGAAGCAGCTGGAAAACCTGCTGAAACAAGCACTGGAGCGAATCCCCAAGCTACAGGGGGTTGTGGAGGACTG GTGGGAGCAGCCAGGCCAGGCCGCCCTGTCTGGGGAGCTCTGCCAGGGTCTGTCCCTGCCCCAGTGGCGACTGCGCTGGGCCCAGGCCCAAGGCGCCCTGCAACAGCTGTGCAGATGA